A stretch of the Aegilops tauschii subsp. strangulata cultivar AL8/78 chromosome 4, Aet v6.0, whole genome shotgun sequence genome encodes the following:
- the LOC109785911 gene encoding uncharacterized protein has protein sequence MEPNADKLRGLCITSLDDEDDDETELPNQPLPASTVTVAAAASGYDDGDEDEEAEVMLGFLEKPKHPGLLLRHLFPSKAGGIPAWLDPVNLPTGNSSCCGFCGEPLHFVLQIYAPIESNAAAFHRTLFMFMCPSMACLHRDQHKQWTRNQGNPRRSVRVFRCQLPRTNVFYSSEPPSRNNSDKPLCAGAALCHWCGTWKGDKICGGCKKSRYCSEKHQALHWRSGHKNDCLQIINSSEASSSVLPAVGKVPARTSWPEYQIAIDDEVDLDSDGCDEDSSKSLVMQKHGKPDDTMQSWMDQFEADADNQCWAYFQERVSRAPEQVLRYCRDPNVKPLWALSAGRPSNPDIPSCSYCKGPLCYEFQIMPQLLYYFGVRNEPDSLDWATIVVYTCQGSCDQNISYKEEFAWVQLYPTSISRP, from the exons ATGGAGCCCAACGCCGACAAGCTACGTGGTCTTTGCATCACCTCCCTGGACGATGAAGACGATGATGAGACAGAACTGCCCAACCAACCTCTGCCCGCCTCCACCGTGACCGTGGCTGCGGCCGCCTCGGGCTATGATGACGGGGACGAAGATGAAGAAGCAGAAGTCATGCTTGGGTTCCTGGAGAAGCCGAAGCatcccggcctcctcctccgccacCTCTTTCCTAGCAAGGCTGGAGGCATCCCG GCGTGGTTGGATCCCGTGAACTTGCCCACGGGGAACTCCAGCTGCTGTGGCTTCTGTGGCGAGCCCCTGCACTTTGTCCTCCAG ATTTATGCTCCGATTGAGAGCAATGCAGCAGCATTCCACCGCACTCTGTTCATGTTCATGTGCCCGTCGATGGCATGCTTGCACCGAGACCAGCACAAACAGTGGACACGCAACCAAGGCAATCCTCGTAGAAG CGTGAGGGTTTTCCGGTGCCAGCTGCCTCGTACCAACGTGTTCTACTCAAGTGAACCTCCAAGTCGCAATAACTCTGACAAGCCACTATGTGCCGGAG CTGCTCTGTGTCATTGGTGTGGTACATGGAAAGGGGATAAAATATGTGGTGGCTGCAAGAAATCACGTTACTGTTCTGAGAAACATCAG GCACTGCACTGGCGCTCTGGTCATAAAAATGATTGCCTACAGATAATCAATTCTTCTGAAGCTTCAAGTTCTGTGCTGCCAGCTGTAGGAAAAG TTCCAGCTAGGACTTCTTGGCCGGAATATCAGATAGCAATTGACGATGAAGTTGATTTGGATTCTGATGGTTGTGATGAAGACAGCTCAAAGTCCTTGGTGATGCAAAAGCATGGTAAACCAGATGATACAATGCAGTCATGGATGGATCAATTTGAG GCCGATGCTGACAACCAATGCTGGGCATATTTTCAAGAGCGTGTCTCAAGAGCACCAGAGCAAGTATTGAG ATACTGTCGAGATCCAAATGTAAAACCTCTGTGGGCTTTATCAGCTGGGCGTCCATCAAATCCTGACATCCCTTCATGTAGCTACTGTAAAGGTCCACTATGCTATGAATTTCAG ATAATGCCACAATTGCTTTATTACTTTGGTGTGAGAAATGAACCAGACTCTCTTGATTGGGCAACAATTGTTGTGTACACGTGTCAAGGATCATGTGATCAAAATATTAGCTACAAGGAAGAGTTTGCATGGGTTCAGTTATATCCTACGTCAATCTCAAGGCCGTAG